The nucleotide sequence GAAACGCACGTGTGCCACGCCCGGATGCGGAACTGGGTGTTCGTGAAGGTCGTTACCGATCAGGACGGGCTGTTCGGGTGGGGCGAGGCCACGCTCGAGTGGCACACGCGGGCCGTCGTCGGGGCCGTCCAGGACTGCGCCGAGCTGATCGTGGGCGAAGACCCCACGCGCATCGAGCACCTCTGGCAGATGATGTACCGCCAGCACTTCTGGCACGGGCACGGGATCATTCGCGCCACGGCCATCGCGGGAATCGACCTCGCGCTGTGGGACATTTTGGGCAAGGTGTGCGGCGTGCCGTGCTCGAAGCTCTGGGGCGGGCCGGTGCGGGACCACGTCCGCACGTACTGCCACCTCGGGGGCGGCAAGATGGAAGACTTCTACGAAACCGCCACCGAGGACGCGAAGCGCTTCGCGGACCTCGCGCGAAAAGCGGTCGCGGACGGGTTCACCGCGTTCAAGAGCATGGCCGTTCCGCCGACGCTTCCCCTGGAGGGCCAGAAGCCGATTCGCGCGGCCGAGAAGTGCGTTGCGGCGATGCGCGATGCCGTTGGTCCGGGCATCGACATCATGGTAGATTGCCACGCCCGCCCCTCGCCCGCGATGGGGTTGCAGTTCGCCAAGGCGCTCGAACCCTACGGGCTGTACTTCCTCGAAGAACCGTGCTGGCCCGAGAGCGTGGACGGACTCGCGGCGATCAACGCAGCCGTGAGTACGCCCATCGCGACCGGCGAGCGCGTGACGAACCTGGCCGCGTTCAAGGATCTGTTCAACGCCCGCGCGTGCGAGGTGTGCCAGGTGGACATCACTCACTGCGGCGGGCTGAGCGAAGCGCGGCGCATCGCGGCGCTCGCCGAAGCCCACCGGATCGCGCTCGCGCCGCACAACCCGCAGGGACCAGTGAGCACCGCCGCGAGCCTGGAGTTCGGGTTCAGCCAGCCGAGCTACATCATCTGCGAAACGGTCCACGCGGACGTCCCGTGGCGCGCGGACGTGGTGCAGGAAGGATTCACCATCGAGCCGAAGGGCCGCATCGTGCGCCCAAACACGCGGCCCGGCCTGGGCATCGTCATCAACGAGGCCGAGGTGAAGAAGCACCCGTTCGAGCAGGAACTGCCCCAGCGCGTGTTCTACTCCGACGGCAGCGTGGGCGACTGGTAGGAAAGCAGCCGCGGATAAACGCAGATAACGCGGATCAGAAATAAAATTATCAATTTAATGCAATTAAAACGAATCCCAACACGCCTGCACCTGCGATTACATGAATAATTCTTGATCTGGTTTTAATCCGCGTTATCTGCGTTTATCCGCGGCGATTTCTCTGTAACTGCATTTATCCGCGGCGATTTTTCTGTACCTGAGTTTATCTGCGGCGGCTTTTCCGCCTTTCTCCGGGAGTCCGAATGCCCAAGAAGCTTCACGGCGTGCTGGCGATCGCGCACACGCCGTTCACCGACGGCGACGAGATCGACGAACTCGTGCTCAAGCGTGAGGTCGAGTGGGCGTTCGGGGTCGGCGCCAACGGCGTCGGCACCGGGATGGTGTCCGAGACGATGCGGCTCACCGATCACGAGCGCGTGTCGCTCGCGAACATGCTGGTCGGGTTCGCCGGGAACCGCGGACCGGTGTTCGTCGCGGTGGGCGCGGAGAGCACGAAGCAGTCGCTCGCGCACGCGAAGGCGGCCGAAAGAGAGGGCTGCGACGCGGTCATGGCCGTTCCGCCGCTCACCTCGAAGCTCAGCGAAGCGCACCTCGTCGATCACTTCCGCGCGCTGGCCGACGGGATCGGCATCCCGGTCATCGTGCAGGACGCATCGGGCTACGTCGGGCAGTCGATTCCGATTTCGGTGTGTGTCAAACTCCTCGAACAGTACGGCCCGGACAAAATCCTCTTCAAACCGGAAGCCGCGCCGAACGGCCCCACGCTGTCCGCGCTGCGCGACGCCACCAGCGGGAAAGCGACCATATTTGAGGGCTCGGGCGGGATCTTCCTCGTCGACAGTTACCGGCGCGGGATCGCCGGCACGATGCCCGGAATGGACCTGCTCGACGGCATCGTGGCTGTTTGGAAAGCGCTCCAGCGCGGCGACGACGCCACGGCGTACCGCGTCTCGTTCCCGATCGGCGCGATCGTGGCGCTGCAACTGCAAGCGGGGCTGGACGGGTTCCTAGCGGTCGAAAAGTACCTGATGCACAAGCGCGGGCTGTTCCCGAGTGTGCGCCGGCGCAAGCCCTACGGCTGGGAACTGGACGCCGAGACCGCTACCGAAGTGGACCGCCTGTTCGCACACCTCCAGGAGGCGCTCGGCACCCCGCCGTAGCCCCACCATGCGATACCAACTCCTCTCGTTCCTGTGCGCGGCGACCGTGATCGCGTACCTCCAGCGGTCCGCGCTCGGCGTGCCCTCAAAAGCCATTGAGAGCGAACTCGGGCTGACCGCGCAAGACATGGGGCTGGTGTGGCTCGCGTGGTACGCGGGGTACGCCGCGTTCCAGTTACCCGCCGGGTGGATCGCCGACCGACTCGGCAGCAAGTCCGCACTGATTACGTTCGCGGTGCTGTGGTCCACGCTGACCGCGGTCGTCGGCGCCGCGACGAGTTTCACCGGGCTGTGGGTACTGTGGGGGCTGATGGGAATCGCCCAGGCCGGCATCTTCGTGTGCGCAACGAAGGCCATTGGCGCAACGTTCCCGCGCACCGAGCACGCGCTCGCGTCCGGGGCGCTGGCGTGCTGCATGGCCGGCGGGGCCGCGCTATCGCAGTTCGTCACCGGTCGGCTACTCGGGCCGCTCGCGTGGCAGGAAATCCTCGTCGTGTACGCGGTGCCGGGGCTGGTGTGGGCGTTCGTGTTCGCGCTGGTGGTTCCGCGCCCCGAACAGCCCCCGCCAGAATCGGAGGTGCCGGGCGATTGGGCGCTCGTTCCCCCCGCGCCGGCCGAACCGCCCGCGCCTGCGCAATGGTCGCGGTTACTGACCGACCGAAACATGCTCCTGCTCTGTGCGCAGCAGTTCCAGCGCGCCGGGGCGGTCGCGCTGTTCTTCACGTGGTTCCCGCGGTACCTGCAAGAAACAAAAGGCGTCAGCGTCGCGAGTTCCGGCGGACTGGCGGCGTGGCCACTCCTCGCCGGGATGCTCGGCGGGCTGCTGGGCGGAACGATTTCCGACTGGCTCCTGGTCCGCACCGGCAACCCGCGCCTCAGCCGGCAGGGGCTCGCCGCGTGCGCGACGACGGTGTGCGCGGGGGTCTCACTCGCGGCGTTCTATGCGGACGATGCGAACACCGCGGTACTGCTCATCAGCGTCGCGGCGTTCTGTGGGTACGCGAGCGGTGTGAGCGCCTACGCTACTGCTCTCTCGATGGGCGGGAAGCGTGTGGCGCCGGTCTTCGCCACGATGAACATGGCCGGGAACATCGGCGCCGGGCTGTTCCCGTTCGTGGTGGGGCAACTCGTGGGGGGAACGGGTAATTGGAACCTCACGCTGCTCCTGTTCGCGGGAATGTTCGCCGGGTCCGCGGTCTGTTGGACGCTCTTGAATCCGAAGGGCACGCTGTTCGAGGAACCAGAATGAAGACGCGGGTAAACACCCCTCAAGCACGGTGCCGGGCCGGGTTCGCACGGGCCGACATCACGCCCCCCGTGGGCATCTACCACCGGATGTGGGGCGCGGCACTTCACGACCGTGCCACCGGCGTCCACAAGCCGCTCACGGCCACCGCGCTGTTCCTCGAAGCACTCGACGGCGGCGGGCGGTTACTCGTGATCGGGATGGATCACTGCATCCTTGACGGTGCGGAAATCGAGAACGTCCGCACCCGCGTTGGCGAAGTGGCGCCGGATGATGTGATGGTGGCGCTATCACACACGCACGGCTCGGGGTGGATGTCGCGTTCGCGGGCGAACCTCCCGGGCGGCGACCTCATCGGGCCGTACCTCGACCAACTCGCGGGCACCTGCGTTGCGCTCGCGCGGCGCGCCATTGATTCGGCACGCGACGCAACGATCCTTTATGGTTCTGCACGGTGCGCACTCGCGGCCCACCGCGACACCTGGGACGAGAATGCGAAGCAGTTCGTGTGCGGCTTCAACACCGAGGGGGCGGCCGACGACACTGTGCTCGTGGCAAAAGTGCTCGCCGACGGTACACGCGGCACGCTCGGCACCGTGGTGAACTATGCGTGCCACCCGACGACACTGGCGTGGGCGAACACTCTCATCAGCCCGGATTACGTGGGCGCGATGCGCGAGGTGATCGAAACGAGCACGGGCGCGCCGTGTTTGTTCATTCAGGGAGCGTCCGGCGACCTCGGCCCGCGCGAGGGGTACGTCGGGGACGCGACCGTCGCCGACCGCAACGGCCGGCAGCTCGGGTTCGCCGCGCTCTCCGCGCTGGAATCGCTCCCCGCACCGGGAACTTATTTCGAGTACACGGGATCGGTCGTGTCCGGCGCGATCCTGGGCACTTGGGCGCACCGTTCCGTTCCCGCCGAAGAACAGGCGGCGTTCGCCGCGTGGTGTACGCGCCGGTTCGTCGTCCCGCTCCCGTACCGGCTCTCGCTGCCCACAATAGAAGAGACGCGGGCCGAGCTAGCGAAGTGGGAGCGCGAAGAATCTGCGGCCCGCGCTGGGAATGATGAGGCTCGCGTGTCCGAGTGCCGCGCCCGCGCGGAGCAGATGACGCGCCAACTCACGCGCCTCACAGCAATGCCACCGGGGAAATCGTACCCGTACCAGATCGCGGTGTCGCGCATCGGCAGCTCGGTGTGGGTGTTCTGCCCCGGCGAACTGTATCAGGTCTTCCAGACGACGCTCCGCGCGCGCTTCCCGAACTTGGCGCTCGTCATCAGCACGGTGACGAACGACTGGCAGCCGGGCTATTTGCCGACCGCATCGAGCTACGACTACGGCATCTATCAGGAGATCATCGCGGCCGTCGCCCCCGGCTCGCTCGAAACGGTGATCGAGGTCGTGAGCCGCGAAATCAAGGCGGTTGCGGGGTGAGCTTAAGAGTGTTTCACCGCAGAGGGCGCGGAGAGCGCAGAGAAAAAGCAGGGTAACCGTGATCGGTTCGGCTCCGGTTCTTCTCCGCGCCCTCTCGTGCTCTCTGCGGTGAAATCCTCTTCACCATCAGCGCGTGTACCGAAAAAAGGAGTAACCACCGTGGCGAAGCGAAAGCAGGCGCGACCGTGGGACGCGGTGTTCGACCAGATCCAGGTCCGGCCCAGGCCGCGCCTCCCCGAGTACGTATACCCGGCGCCGGTTACCGATGTCGAGTTGGACGAACTGGAAGCGCACCTCAAGTGCCGAGTGCCCGAGAGTTACCGCACGTTCATGAAGCGGTTCGGCCCGGGCGAGGCCGCGGACCTCATCCGCTTACCGCCCCTGGGCGTGCGCGACGAGGGGGACCAGAACCTCATCGCAGAAACTAGCGCTTGCCGCGGCAAATTTCTGAACCGCAGGCCCGAATATCTTCCCCCTAACGCCAATGCAGCTTGGCTCGGCCGCCTCGTGTATTTCGGGTCGGATTTCTGTGGCCGCACATACGCCTGGGATCCAAAAGACGTCACGCACAAAAGGGGCAACGAGTACCGAGTCTACTGCCTGCGACGCATGGAGGAGGGAGATCCCGAGGACCGCGGAGAGACGCTCGCGGACTTGATCCAGGGCGTGTGGGCGGAGCAAGTTCGTGGTATCGAAGAAGACGGAGGCGAGAAGCCCACGGGTATCGACTTCAAACCGTGGAACCCTGTGCGCGAGAAAGTGAAGCCCGACCGAGACGACGTGAAGCGCTGGTTCGCGTTCAACAACAACGCGGCCCGAGACCTCGCATTTTCGATCCGCTACCACGGGGCCACGGACACGTTCCCGATTCTGGCCGACGCGCTGGAGGAGGCGGGCTGCACGAGCGCGGACCTGCTCAACTCGTGTCGCACCGGCGATCCCACCACCGACGGCGTATGGGTGCTCCGGGTGCTCGGCCTCATTTTCGGTCGCCGCTGATCCTCCGTGCCTGAAAATAGGCACCACGGGCCGAGGATCGCCCCAGCCCGTGGTGTCTACTTCCCGACCCGGAGCGCTCGCGGCAACACCCACCACCCACAAGGGCGGCGGGTGCTCCAAGGGTAACAAACACCTCCAAGCGGCGTTTACCCAACAATCGCCCGGTCCCCGTGCTGTCACGGCGCGGCACTCGTGGTACGATGATCGCGAAACGAGACGTACACCGCGCCCGGGGTGCCCATGTTCGGCCTGTTCACTCCCAAGTGCCCACTCGACCTCGCCGAAAAAACGTGGATCGAGCGGCGCATGCTGTGGTTCGCCGAGCGGTTCGGCGCGCACCGAATGCGGAACGCGCGCGTCGTGCTCCCGACCGCCGAGTTCCTCCCCGACGCGTACACCGGGGACTACGCGAGCGTGCGCCGCTGCCTCGACCGCATGTGCGGGTATATGGGCATCGATCCCGAGGGGATCGCGCTAGAACTGCTCCCCGACCGCCTCATGCCGGACGCGGCCGGGCTGTACGAGATGCGCGCGAAAGGGCACATCTTTATTGCCGAATCGCGCCTCGCGGACCCGCCCGGGCTGATCGCCACGATCGTCCACGAACTCGCGCACGAGATCCTGTTGCGCGGCGGGCACCTGACGGGGCACGAACCGGACCACGAGACAACGACGGACCTGCTCCCCGTGTTCCTCGGCGCGGGCATTTTCGCCGCGAACGCGACCATCCGCGAAGAGACCAAACGGGACGGGAACATCAGTTGGTGGTCGGTCTCCAAGCAGGGGTACTTGTCGTCAATTCAATTCGGCTACGCGATGGCCCTCTTCGCCCACGCACGCGGCGAAGAATCTCCAGAGTGGCGTCACCACCTGCGCACCGACGCGCGCAAGACGCTCGGAACGGGGTTGCGCTTCCTCCGCAAAACGGGGGACTCGCTGTTCACGCCGGACACGGTCGATAGGCGGCCCGCCGTGACGCCCGCCCTCGTCCTGGAACGGTTGGCGATGCGCAGCCCGACGTTCCGGCTCGCAGCGCTGTGGGACGTTCTCGAATCGGGGCTGACCGACCCGAAGCTGCTGGGCGCGGTCGTCGCGCACTTCAAGCACCCAGACGACGCCATACGCACGGCCGCAGTCCGAGCGGTGCCGGAGTTCGGCACTGCGGCCCTCGAGGTCGTGCCCCAACTGCTCGAACTCCTCCTCCACGATAGCGCCCTCCGTGCCCACGTCGTTCGGAGCCTCAGCGCGTTGCGCCCGCCGGCGAAAGACGTGGTACCGGAACTGAACCGACTACTGCTCGATGCGGACACGGCGCCCGAAGCAGCGCGCGCGCTGTACCCTTACGGCAGCGAAGCGGCGAGCGCCTTGCCGAATCTGCTGGTCGCGCTAGAACGGTCACTCTTCACATACACCGATGCGACGCCCCTTTACTTTACCGTTTTGTGCACAATCTGTTCCAACCCGGAACAGGTGCTCCGCAAACACTTCGGTGCGCGCGACCCCGACCTGCTCCGAACCGCTCTGAAAGAACTCAAACTCCGGTCCAGCTAATTCACAATACGCACCACCTCTGGTGCAATGGGCGATTCCGTTTCCACGCGCTCGCCGCTGAACGGGTGGTCGAACGCGAGGCGCCAGGCGTGCAGGCACAACCGGCGCACGGGGTCGGTGGTCGCACCGTACATCTTGTCGCCCGCGACCGGGCACCCCAAACCCGCCATGTGAACGCGGATCTGGTGCTTGCGGCCCGTTTCCAGTTCCACCTCGACGAGCGAATGGCCCCCGCGTGACGAGCGCAGTTTATACCGCGTCACCGCGCGCTTCGCGTCCTTGCCCGGGGTGCGTCCCGCGCGCACGCGCAAGTCGCGCCCTTCGGTCAGGAAGTTCTCGATCGTGCCCTGCGCCGGGTTCGGCACGCCCTCCACCACCGCGAGGTAGGTCTTGGTCACGTCTTCCCAGCTCGCCTGAAGTTGGTCGCGGACCTCGGCACTCCGCGCGAAGAGGAGCAGCCCGGACGTGTCGCGGTCGAGCCGGTGAACGACGAACGGGCGCCCGGCGTTCCGCGCAGCGAGGTGCGCGCTCAACCGCACGAACGCGGTGTCGGTCTTCTCCGATTCCGTCGCGACCGTGAGCAACCCGGACGGTTTATCGATCACAATGAGGTACGCATCTTCGTGAACGATGGTAATCCCGGCCAGGTTCGAGGCAGGGGCGGGCGCGTCGCGCTCGATACCCACTTTGTCGCCGGGGCGCAACGGGTGATCGTGTCGCGTAACCGAGGCGCCGTTGACCGTAACGCGCCCGGAGCGCAGCACCTGCTTCACGCGCGTGCGGTTCATCGGCGCGAGCGCGGTGAGCAACCAGTCCAGGAGTTGCACTTCGGAAGCGGGCGACGGAAGTTGCTGCATCTCGGGTCTCAATGACGAAACTAGCGCCCGCACATGTGCAGAGAATCGAACGCGACGCGAACTAAGTCGCACAATTCCCCACCCAGAGTATCCGCGTGACACCTTCGCTTTACATAGGGCATTGATAGTGAAGAGAAAGCGCGGGGCTTCCATCCGGTGCGCGCGTTGCTGGTTCTCGACCCGCGCCTCCGCTGGTTCAAAATTGCACGCCCCAGTGCGCAGAATGGTACAGCGCCGAGGCGCCGATCGATCTGTCGTGTTTCAGATTGGTGAGCGCACGAGCCTTTCCCGTCACGCAAAACACGCCATTTTGCCCGGCAAAGCATCGCAATTTCGGCCGGCTATGAATTACCCATCTTCCCCGCCTGAACACCTCGCGAGTCGAGCGAACAGAATGTGAAAGCGACCCGTGTACGGCCGCAATTTTGCAACGAATTTAAGCGAACGGAAAACGCAACAAATGGTGGGACACAGTAAACAGTTCCGCCGCGTGGCAGATATGGAGACGGCGAATGGGTTCTAACCTTTGCAGTGACGACCTGCACGACTGGCTCGTGGTGAGGTTCCTCACGCTCCCGGAGGCGACGCTGGCCGACGCGGTCCGTGACCTCGAGCAACTGAACGAGAACGAGAAGCGGGAACTGAACCAGCACATGATCTTCCCGTTCGGTGCGGACGACATCCGGGCCGAGCTTCTGCAACTCATCGCG is from Gemmata palustris and encodes:
- the dgoD gene encoding galactonate dehydratase — translated: MKITRVETHVCHARMRNWVFVKVVTDQDGLFGWGEATLEWHTRAVVGAVQDCAELIVGEDPTRIEHLWQMMYRQHFWHGHGIIRATAIAGIDLALWDILGKVCGVPCSKLWGGPVRDHVRTYCHLGGGKMEDFYETATEDAKRFADLARKAVADGFTAFKSMAVPPTLPLEGQKPIRAAEKCVAAMRDAVGPGIDIMVDCHARPSPAMGLQFAKALEPYGLYFLEEPCWPESVDGLAAINAAVSTPIATGERVTNLAAFKDLFNARACEVCQVDITHCGGLSEARRIAALAEAHRIALAPHNPQGPVSTAASLEFGFSQPSYIICETVHADVPWRADVVQEGFTIEPKGRIVRPNTRPGLGIVINEAEVKKHPFEQELPQRVFYSDGSVGDW
- a CDS encoding dihydrodipicolinate synthase family protein produces the protein MPKKLHGVLAIAHTPFTDGDEIDELVLKREVEWAFGVGANGVGTGMVSETMRLTDHERVSLANMLVGFAGNRGPVFVAVGAESTKQSLAHAKAAEREGCDAVMAVPPLTSKLSEAHLVDHFRALADGIGIPVIVQDASGYVGQSIPISVCVKLLEQYGPDKILFKPEAAPNGPTLSALRDATSGKATIFEGSGGIFLVDSYRRGIAGTMPGMDLLDGIVAVWKALQRGDDATAYRVSFPIGAIVALQLQAGLDGFLAVEKYLMHKRGLFPSVRRRKPYGWELDAETATEVDRLFAHLQEALGTPP
- a CDS encoding MFS transporter is translated as MRYQLLSFLCAATVIAYLQRSALGVPSKAIESELGLTAQDMGLVWLAWYAGYAAFQLPAGWIADRLGSKSALITFAVLWSTLTAVVGAATSFTGLWVLWGLMGIAQAGIFVCATKAIGATFPRTEHALASGALACCMAGGAALSQFVTGRLLGPLAWQEILVVYAVPGLVWAFVFALVVPRPEQPPPESEVPGDWALVPPAPAEPPAPAQWSRLLTDRNMLLLCAQQFQRAGAVALFFTWFPRYLQETKGVSVASSGGLAAWPLLAGMLGGLLGGTISDWLLVRTGNPRLSRQGLAACATTVCAGVSLAAFYADDANTAVLLISVAAFCGYASGVSAYATALSMGGKRVAPVFATMNMAGNIGAGLFPFVVGQLVGGTGNWNLTLLLFAGMFAGSAVCWTLLNPKGTLFEEPE
- a CDS encoding neutral/alkaline non-lysosomal ceramidase N-terminal domain-containing protein, coding for MKTRVNTPQARCRAGFARADITPPVGIYHRMWGAALHDRATGVHKPLTATALFLEALDGGGRLLVIGMDHCILDGAEIENVRTRVGEVAPDDVMVALSHTHGSGWMSRSRANLPGGDLIGPYLDQLAGTCVALARRAIDSARDATILYGSARCALAAHRDTWDENAKQFVCGFNTEGAADDTVLVAKVLADGTRGTLGTVVNYACHPTTLAWANTLISPDYVGAMREVIETSTGAPCLFIQGASGDLGPREGYVGDATVADRNGRQLGFAALSALESLPAPGTYFEYTGSVVSGAILGTWAHRSVPAEEQAAFAAWCTRRFVVPLPYRLSLPTIEETRAELAKWEREESAARAGNDEARVSECRARAEQMTRQLTRLTAMPPGKSYPYQIAVSRIGSSVWVFCPGELYQVFQTTLRARFPNLALVISTVTNDWQPGYLPTASSYDYGIYQEIIAAVAPGSLETVIEVVSREIKAVAG
- a CDS encoding SMI1/KNR4 family protein; protein product: MAKRKQARPWDAVFDQIQVRPRPRLPEYVYPAPVTDVELDELEAHLKCRVPESYRTFMKRFGPGEAADLIRLPPLGVRDEGDQNLIAETSACRGKFLNRRPEYLPPNANAAWLGRLVYFGSDFCGRTYAWDPKDVTHKRGNEYRVYCLRRMEEGDPEDRGETLADLIQGVWAEQVRGIEEDGGEKPTGIDFKPWNPVREKVKPDRDDVKRWFAFNNNAARDLAFSIRYHGATDTFPILADALEEAGCTSADLLNSCRTGDPTTDGVWVLRVLGLIFGRR
- a CDS encoding HEAT repeat domain-containing protein, translating into MFGLFTPKCPLDLAEKTWIERRMLWFAERFGAHRMRNARVVLPTAEFLPDAYTGDYASVRRCLDRMCGYMGIDPEGIALELLPDRLMPDAAGLYEMRAKGHIFIAESRLADPPGLIATIVHELAHEILLRGGHLTGHEPDHETTTDLLPVFLGAGIFAANATIREETKRDGNISWWSVSKQGYLSSIQFGYAMALFAHARGEESPEWRHHLRTDARKTLGTGLRFLRKTGDSLFTPDTVDRRPAVTPALVLERLAMRSPTFRLAALWDVLESGLTDPKLLGAVVAHFKHPDDAIRTAAVRAVPEFGTAALEVVPQLLELLLHDSALRAHVVRSLSALRPPAKDVVPELNRLLLDADTAPEAARALYPYGSEAASALPNLLVALERSLFTYTDATPLYFTVLCTICSNPEQVLRKHFGARDPDLLRTALKELKLRSS
- a CDS encoding RluA family pseudouridine synthase — its product is MQQLPSPASEVQLLDWLLTALAPMNRTRVKQVLRSGRVTVNGASVTRHDHPLRPGDKVGIERDAPAPASNLAGITIVHEDAYLIVIDKPSGLLTVATESEKTDTAFVRLSAHLAARNAGRPFVVHRLDRDTSGLLLFARSAEVRDQLQASWEDVTKTYLAVVEGVPNPAQGTIENFLTEGRDLRVRAGRTPGKDAKRAVTRYKLRSSRGGHSLVEVELETGRKHQIRVHMAGLGCPVAGDKMYGATTDPVRRLCLHAWRLAFDHPFSGERVETESPIAPEVVRIVN